A genome region from Frankineae bacterium MT45 includes the following:
- a CDS encoding FdhD protein, with protein sequence MPVSTTRRAVVRLRQAPRVSVADDVAVEAPLTLLLDDEPLATLMRSPGHDLELAAGWLTVESGVRSRQDIQWLRESRDGERVLVSLAPGVEPPRPRAFVTSASCGVCSADVLETALQRRWPAATPDWSIPRGVVEQLPESMQEQQRAFARTGGVHAAALATDAGELLVVREDVGRHNATDKVIGWALLADRLPLTDHVLVVSGRVSFEIVQKAVAAGVAAIVAVSAPTSLALDLAREHELLLAGMVRGGRMNLYSRADRVTD encoded by the coding sequence ATGCCGGTGAGTACAACTCGCCGCGCGGTGGTCCGGCTGCGGCAGGCCCCGCGCGTCAGTGTGGCCGATGACGTCGCGGTGGAGGCGCCGCTGACGCTGCTCCTCGATGACGAACCGCTGGCCACTCTGATGCGCTCGCCGGGGCATGACCTGGAGTTGGCGGCCGGCTGGCTCACAGTCGAGTCCGGCGTCCGATCACGCCAGGACATCCAGTGGCTTCGTGAATCCCGCGACGGTGAGCGTGTCCTCGTCTCGCTGGCGCCCGGGGTCGAGCCGCCCCGGCCCCGCGCCTTCGTCACCTCCGCCTCCTGCGGGGTCTGCAGCGCCGACGTGTTGGAGACGGCGCTGCAGCGACGCTGGCCGGCCGCCACACCCGACTGGAGCATTCCCCGCGGTGTGGTCGAACAGTTGCCCGAGTCGATGCAGGAGCAGCAGCGGGCCTTTGCCCGTACCGGCGGTGTCCACGCGGCGGCGCTCGCGACGGACGCTGGGGAGTTGCTCGTGGTCCGTGAGGACGTCGGCCGCCACAACGCGACCGACAAGGTCATCGGCTGGGCGCTGCTGGCCGACCGGCTCCCGCTCACCGATCACGTGCTGGTGGTGAGTGGCCGGGTCTCCTTCGAGATCGTGCAGAAGGCGGTCGCCGCCGGAGTAGCCGCCATCGTGGCCGTCTCCGCCCCGACCAGCCTGGCCCTGGATCTGGCCCGTGAGCATGAGTTGCTGCTGGCTGGCATGGTGCGCGGCGGCCGGATGAATCTCTACTCGCGCGCCGATCGCGTCACCGACTAG
- a CDS encoding Molybdopterin-guanine dinucleotide biosynthesis protein A — MTGTAQPQDVEFDAVVIAGGGGRRLGGVDKPGLLLGDRQLLDHVLDAAAEASLRVVVAAATQPSAARAEASGRYPNLRRCTEEPPGSGPLAALAAGARLTTAPVVLVLAADLPFIAPAIALLIAGAGAGRPTVLVDPEGRSNLLASAWPRDVLLTRLTAIGDPAGQAMRRLADGVEYQSVADEGGWGEDCDRWPDVERARARR, encoded by the coding sequence GTGACCGGGACCGCACAGCCACAGGACGTCGAGTTCGACGCGGTGGTGATCGCCGGCGGGGGTGGTCGCCGTCTGGGTGGGGTCGACAAGCCCGGGCTATTGCTCGGTGACCGGCAACTTCTCGACCACGTACTCGACGCCGCGGCCGAGGCAAGCCTGCGGGTGGTGGTGGCCGCTGCGACCCAGCCGAGCGCGGCCCGAGCTGAGGCCTCCGGGCGGTATCCGAACCTGCGGCGCTGCACCGAGGAGCCCCCCGGCTCCGGGCCGCTCGCCGCGCTGGCGGCCGGTGCGCGGCTCACCACGGCGCCCGTCGTCCTCGTCCTGGCCGCCGATCTCCCCTTCATCGCCCCGGCCATCGCGCTCCTCATCGCGGGTGCCGGAGCCGGTAGGCCCACGGTTCTCGTCGATCCCGAGGGGCGGAGCAACCTGCTCGCCTCGGCCTGGCCCCGGGACGTGCTCCTGACCCGGCTCACGGCCATCGGCGATCCGGCCGGCCAGGCGATGCGGCGACTGGCCGACGGAGTCGAGTACCAATCCGTCGCCGACGAGGGCGGCTGGGGTGAGGACTGCGACCGCTGGCCCGACGTCGAGCGGGCCCGGGCGCGGCGCTAG
- a CDS encoding chorismate synthase (manually curated): protein MLRWMTAGESHGPALVAMLDGLPAGVAVTTGDLAKDLARRRLGYGRGARMKFEADEVELTGGVRHGVTMGGPIAVRVGNTEWPKWETVMSADPVAPEVLAAQARNAPLTRPRPGHADLAGMQKYDLDDARPVLERASARETAARVALGTVARAFLRQSVGVEIVSHVVSIGSVSAPAGVVPQPGEEDVVDASPVRCLDAATSAAMVAEIDATKTAGDTLGGVVEVLAYGLPPGLGSHVQGDRRLDARLAAALMGIQAIKGVEVGDGFELARIRGSQAHDEIIREVDGAIRRVSGRAGGTEGGISTGETLRVRAAMKPISTVPRALATVDTATGEPAVAINQRSDVCAVPAAGVVAEAMVALVLADAVLEKFGGDSVAETSRNLDAYLKHLDDRGLTPAPGLEHPSAPSAAAGTDRP from the coding sequence GTGTTGCGATGGATGACAGCAGGCGAGTCCCACGGCCCCGCTCTGGTAGCGATGCTCGATGGGCTGCCGGCGGGTGTGGCAGTGACGACCGGTGACCTGGCCAAGGATCTGGCCCGGCGCCGCCTTGGCTACGGCCGGGGCGCGCGGATGAAGTTCGAGGCTGACGAGGTGGAGTTGACCGGGGGAGTCCGGCACGGCGTCACCATGGGCGGCCCCATCGCGGTGCGCGTCGGCAACACGGAGTGGCCCAAATGGGAGACGGTGATGAGCGCCGACCCGGTGGCACCGGAGGTGCTGGCCGCTCAGGCTCGCAACGCCCCGCTGACCCGTCCGCGCCCCGGACATGCCGACCTCGCCGGTATGCAGAAGTACGACCTCGACGACGCCCGTCCGGTGCTCGAGCGCGCCAGCGCCCGTGAGACGGCGGCCCGCGTTGCGCTTGGCACGGTCGCCCGGGCCTTCCTGCGTCAGAGCGTGGGCGTCGAGATCGTCAGCCATGTGGTGAGCATCGGTTCGGTGAGTGCGCCGGCCGGAGTTGTCCCGCAGCCCGGCGAGGAGGATGTGGTCGACGCGTCACCCGTCCGCTGCCTGGACGCGGCGACATCGGCGGCGATGGTCGCCGAGATCGATGCGACCAAGACGGCGGGCGACACGCTCGGTGGCGTCGTTGAGGTGCTGGCCTACGGACTGCCGCCGGGGCTGGGCAGCCACGTCCAGGGCGATCGCCGCCTCGACGCGCGCCTGGCCGCAGCCCTGATGGGCATCCAGGCGATCAAGGGTGTCGAGGTCGGCGACGGCTTCGAGCTGGCCCGAATCCGGGGCTCGCAAGCCCACGACGAGATCATCCGCGAAGTCGACGGCGCTATTCGGCGCGTCTCGGGGCGGGCCGGTGGTACCGAGGGCGGCATCAGCACGGGAGAGACGCTTCGGGTGCGGGCGGCTATGAAGCCGATCTCGACCGTGCCCCGGGCGCTGGCCACCGTCGACACCGCCACCGGCGAACCGGCTGTCGCGATCAACCAGCGCTCGGACGTCTGTGCCGTGCCGGCCGCCGGCGTCGTCGCCGAGGCCATGGTCGCGCTGGTGCTGGCCGACGCGGTGCTGGAGAAGTTCGGCGGCGACTCGGTGGCCGAGACATCGCGCAACCTCGATGCGTACCTCAAGCACCTCGATGATCGCGGCCTCACGCCTGCGCCCGGACTCGAGCACCCAAGCGCGCCGTCGGCGGCCGCCGGCACCGACCGGCCGTGA
- a CDS encoding leader peptidase (prepilin peptidase) / N-methyltransferase yields MIAAATVVAAICGGALSPYLARLTVSVPDREDHRWWRPAAVGGRRYLATAAVAVALTALAGAGAALTALFPALIFLALVHTPLVVIDFETKRLPNRLVFPAAIGGALLFGLAALVDGDSSALLRTFEAAALVYAIFFAVIMISPRSFGFGDVKLLGVLAGMLGWFGWREVYYGVLAGFLLGSVVALGRLLTRRATMKSTIPLGPSLIFGAFLVTGLHRVL; encoded by the coding sequence GTGATCGCTGCCGCCACCGTGGTCGCCGCGATCTGCGGCGGCGCGCTCTCGCCGTACCTGGCCCGACTGACCGTCAGCGTGCCCGATCGCGAGGATCACCGCTGGTGGCGTCCGGCCGCAGTCGGAGGCCGTCGCTATCTGGCCACGGCCGCGGTCGCGGTGGCGCTCACCGCTCTGGCCGGTGCCGGCGCTGCCCTCACCGCGCTCTTTCCGGCACTGATCTTCCTGGCCCTGGTCCACACCCCGCTGGTCGTGATCGACTTCGAGACGAAGCGCCTGCCGAATCGGCTGGTCTTCCCGGCGGCCATCGGTGGGGCGCTCCTCTTCGGGTTGGCGGCGCTCGTAGACGGTGACTCCTCGGCGCTGCTGCGGACGTTTGAAGCGGCGGCGCTGGTGTACGCGATCTTCTTCGCCGTCATCATGATCTCCCCGAGATCCTTCGGGTTCGGGGACGTGAAGTTGCTCGGGGTGCTGGCCGGAATGCTCGGGTGGTTCGGCTGGCGCGAGGTGTACTACGGCGTCCTGGCCGGCTTCCTGCTCGGCTCGGTCGTGGCCCTCGGGCGACTGCTGACGCGCCGGGCCACCATGAAGAGCACGATCCCGCTCGGTCCCTCGCTTATCTTCGGGGCCTTCCTGGTCACCGGGCTTCACCGGGTGCTCTGA
- a CDS encoding shikimate kinase translates to MSTLRAVLVGMPGTGKTSVGRRLADLLEVDFADSDDLVIARAGRSVADIFATEGEARFREIESDAIVAALQEFGGVLALGGGAILNERTRTALHASTAPVVLLKTGLASLLQRVGDAQDRPLLSDDPQSRLAELAEQRAVLYRDVATVTVDTERRSVSRVAEVIARLIADEPEAEQAAETRDQPADVADVAGGEPLEPRPIDQNSGAGTR, encoded by the coding sequence ATGAGCACGCTCCGCGCCGTCCTGGTGGGGATGCCCGGCACCGGCAAGACGAGCGTCGGCCGACGCCTGGCTGACCTGCTGGAGGTCGACTTCGCCGACTCCGACGACCTGGTCATCGCCCGGGCCGGCCGGAGTGTGGCGGACATCTTCGCCACTGAGGGAGAGGCCCGATTTCGCGAGATCGAGTCCGATGCCATCGTCGCCGCGCTGCAGGAGTTCGGCGGCGTGCTGGCCCTCGGCGGCGGGGCGATTCTGAATGAGCGCACCCGAACCGCGCTGCATGCGTCGACGGCTCCGGTGGTGCTGCTGAAGACCGGACTCGCCTCGTTGCTGCAGCGGGTCGGCGATGCCCAGGATCGGCCCCTGCTGAGCGACGATCCGCAGTCGAGATTGGCCGAACTCGCCGAGCAGCGCGCCGTTCTCTACCGCGACGTCGCCACCGTCACCGTCGATACCGAGCGACGCAGTGTCAGCCGGGTCGCCGAGGTGATCGCGCGCCTGATCGCCGACGAACCCGAAGCTGAGCAGGCCGCAGAGACCCGCGATCAACCGGCGGATGTGGCCGACGTCGCCGGCGGCGAACCGCTTGAACCCCGACCCATAGACCAGAACTCCGGAGCAGGAACACGATGA